A genomic region of Denticeps clupeoides chromosome 9, fDenClu1.1, whole genome shotgun sequence contains the following coding sequences:
- the gjb8 gene encoding gap junction protein beta 8, whose protein sequence is MSWGTLYTQLGGVNKHSTSLGKIWLSVLFIFRVTILVLAAESVWGDEQSDFTCNTQQPGCKNVCYDHFFPVSHIRLWCLQLIFVSTPALLVAMHVAYRKRGEKKDIIASQGERSKTNDLESLKKKRLHITGPLWWTYTCSLFFRLVFEAGFMYALYYVYNGFQMPRLVKCEQWPCPNKVDCFISRPTEKTVFTIFMVASSATCMVLNVAELVYLIIKALMRCSAKSPARNHVNVHSDYSTREAYMHNKTNEMLLSSSSDSSSSRAT, encoded by the coding sequence ATGAGTTGGGGGACCCTGTACACCCAGCTGGGTGGCGTGAACAAGCACTCCACAAGCCTGGGAAAGATCTGGCTGTCGGTGCTCTTCATCTTCCGCGTCACCATCCTGGTCCTGGCCGCCGAGAGCGTGTGGGGGGACGAGCAGTCGGACTTCACCTGCAACACCCAGCAGCCCGGCTGCAAGAACGTCTGCTACGACCATTTCTTCCCCGTCTCGCACATCCGCCTGTGGTGCCTGCAGCTGATCTTTGTGTCCACGCCGGCCCTGCTGGTGGCCATGCACGTCGCTTACCGCAAGCGAGGGGAGAAGAAGGACATCATCGCCTCCCAGGGCGAGAGGTCCAAGACCAACGACCTGGAGAGTCTGAAGAAGAAGCGGCTGCACATCACGGGCCCACTCTGGTGGACGTACACGTGCAGCCTGTTCTTCCGCCTCGTCTTCGAGGCCGGATTCATGTACGCTCTCTACTACGTGTACAATGGTTTCCAGATGCCCCGACTGGTCAAATGTGAGCAGTGGCCCTGTCCCAACAAAGTGGACTGCTTCATATCACGTCCCACCGAGAAAACCGTCTTCACCATCTTCATGGTGGCCTCCTCCGCCACCTGCATGGTGCTCAACGTCGCCGAGCTCGTCTACCTCATCATCAAAGCCTTGATGAGGTGCTCGGCCAAGAGCCCCGCGAGGAACCACGTCAACGTCCACTCGGACTACTCAACCAGGGAGGCCTACATGCACAACAAGACCAACGAGATGCTGCTGTCTTCATCCAGTGactcctccagcagcagggcCACGTGA
- the gja3 gene encoding gap junction alpha-3 protein: MGDWSFLGRLLENAQEHSTVIGKVWLTVLFIFRILVLGAAAEEVWGDEQSDFTCNTQQPGCENVCYDQAFPISHIRFWVLQIIFVSTPTLIYLGHVLHIVRMEDKQKEREEELRKSSRFREEAELLYQDGGGGGKKAKPPIRDEHGKIRIRGALLRTYVFNIIFKTLFEVGFILGQYFLYGFQLRPLYKCGRWPCPNTVDCFISRPTEKTIFILFMLVVACVSLLLNFLEIYHLGWKKVKQGVTNEFGPDRESLANAEPEPAIPAPRTAPSTLSYPPNYTDVTAGGSAFLQTRPTSPSGVDFKLESLSKDLPETSAFYISSNNNHRLAAEQNWANLATEQQTREMKATSSSPSSTSSVQNHVAPPTASPSLSGGSLSNGSNEAADGHVVTTVEMHAPPIAAADPRRLSRASKSGSVRARPNDLAV, encoded by the coding sequence ATGGGTGACTGGAGCTTTCTGGGTCGGCTGCTGGAAAACGCACAGGAACACTCGACAGTGATTGGCAAGGTCTGGTTGACCGTACTCTTCATCTTTAGGATCCTGGTGCTGGgcgcggcggcggaggaggtGTGGGGCGACGAGCAGTCGGACTTCACCTGCAACACGCAGCAGCCCGGCTGCGAGAACGTCTGCTACGACCAGGCCTTCCCCATCTCGCACATCCGCTTCTGGGTGCTGCAGATCATCTTCGTGTCCACGCCCACGCTCATATACCTGGGACACGTCCTGCACATCGTGCGCATGGAGGACAAGCAGAAGGAGCGGGAGGAGGAGCTGAGGAAGTCCAGCAGGTTCCGGGAGGAGGCGGAACTCCTGTACCAGGATGGGGGAGGGGGCGGGAAAAAGGCGAAGCCGCCCATCAGAGACGAGCACGGCAAAATCCGCATCCGGGGTGCCCTGCTGCGCACCTATGTGTTCAACATCATTTTCAAGACCCTGTTTGAGGTGGGGTTCATTCTAGGCCAGTACTTTCTCTACGGCTTCCAGCTGCGGCCCTTGTACAAGTGCGGGCGGTGGCCGTGCCCCAACACCGTGGACTGCTTCATCTCCCGGCCCACGGAAAAGACCATCTTCATCCTATTCATGCTTGTAGTGGCTTGTGTGTCTCTTTTGCTGAATTTCTTAGAAATTTATCACCTCGGATGGAAGAAGGTCAAGCAGGGCGTGACCAATGAGTTTGGCCCCGACCGCGAGTCGCTGGCCAACGCCGAGCCAGAGCCTGCGATCCCCGCCCCCAGAACTGCCCCTTCCACCCTTAGCTACCCCCCAAATTACACGGATGTGACCGCCGGTGGCAGCGCTTTCTTGCAGACGAGGCCAACGTCCCCCTCCGGCGTGGACTTCAAGCTGGAATCCCTGAGCAAGGATCTTCCGGAGACGTCAGCCTTCTAcatcagcagcaacaacaaccaCAGGCTTGCCGCCGAGCAGAACTGGGCCAACCTGGCCACCGAGCAGCAGACTCGGGAGATGAAggccacctcctcctccccctcctccacctcctcggTCCAAAACCATGTGGCCCCGCCTACCGCCAGCCCCAGCCTGAGCGGTGGCAGCCTTAGTAACGGAAGCAACGAGGCGGCGGACGGGCACGTCGTCACCACGGTGGAGATGCACGCACCGCCCATCGCGGCGGCAGACCCGCGCCGGCTGAGCAGAGCCAGCAAGAGCGGCAGTGTTAGAGCCAGACCCAATGACCTGGCAGTGTAG